One genomic region from Plasmodium chabaudi chabaudi strain AS genome assembly, chromosome: 7 encodes:
- a CDS encoding memo-like protein, with the protein MSNYRRAYHSGSWYSNNSNVLKNSIESLFEKINLPKQQVKAAICPHAGYAYCLETSSHVYSCINVENIKNIFILGPNHHIYNKGCLLPQVDKYETPLGFLQINKNVISDIMNNDTQNLYDYIDELDDEEEHSIEMQLPLIKYIIKEKDIKIVPIYVGCIGNDVNKINEFCNPLKKYFQDETNAFIFSSDFCHYGRRFSFTNILEKYNDKYIHKKIENMDKDGISIITKHHIQDFIDYLKKTHNTICGSNPIKIMLQLIQSFPGNLSTQLMHYSQSNAAQSANDSSVSYAGIISQLS; encoded by the exons ATGTCAAATTATAGAAGAGCATATCATTCTGGTTCCTGGTATTCCAACAACA GCAATGTATTGAAAAACTCCATAGAGTCgctttttgaaaaaatcaATTTACCAAAGCAACAAGTGAAAGCTGCTATTTGCCc CCATGCAGGATATGCATACTGTCTTGAGACAAGTTCCCACGTTTATTCCTGTATAAACGTTGAAAATAT aaaaaatatttttattcttggCCCAAATCACCATATTTACAACAAAGGGTGCTTACTTCCACAAGttgataaatatgaaacaCCTTTGGGGTTTTTGCAAATCAACAAAAATG TTATATCAGACATTATGAACAATGACacacaaaatttatatgactACATTGATGAGCTTGATGATGAGGAGGAGCATTCAATAGAAATGCAGCTCCcactaataaaatatataattaaaga AAAAGACATTAAAATTGTGCCAATCTATGTTGGATGCATAGGAAATGATGTTAACAAGATTAACGAATTTT gCAACCCTTTAAAGAAGTATTTTCAAGACGAAACAaatgcatttatattttcttccgATTTTTGTCACTATGGACGAAG ATTTAGCTTTACAAACAtattggaaaaatataacgataaatatattcataaaaaaattgag AATATGGATAAAGACGGAATTAGTATTATCACGAAGCACCATATACAAG actttattgattatttaaaaaaaactcaTAACACCATATGCGGATCTAACcccataaaaattatgcttCAA TTAATTCAGTCTTTCCCCGGAAATTTATCAACACAGCTAATGCATTATTCGCAG TCCAACGCTGCTCAAAGTGCAAATGACTCATCAGTTTCTTATGCTGGAATTATTTCCCAACTtagttaa
- a CDS encoding protein SOC1, putative, with protein sequence MDWKFKSETSIFELSKYIETNDLDSILNYECLLQEIKSENYELINYIVKEENLKKIISYIIEEYDDKNNYDRYYKFPYKCHQIISSENKLITDSIVYNNSLMKYLWNFILKKDQLNEVMAGYFSRCAIAIYNKNSKEVVNFLKKKKDLYLKGFLYHFYSRNITELFKVLLFVKIPYLTIFENKNIIYLILSNLNGNFSDNQYIISDREDNIACLIRDLFVRKTEIYYFNYFIIDLSSQISFLYLIKCVFSECPYTVSAAITIISDLLHYTVLAKSYNHIDFYECLDIYNKEEEAKKKEELKELEILQKKNGSKKIKKKRKSIKFLDENLFTSKTHLALNQGYQNEEDNLFLQNSNIDPSFNISNNETIQNEDDESEEKYERVKREIEKIEIEQRDDINKDIQLNHISKKIKEEKNIPSPIVANEMNSNTNLDNYNENINQNILGNDFENSNNLISTEQINADMIAENNSNFNDNIDNNNQIINYNDMKNDKCNSDGFSFGSDFSSDYSTNEDTIEHLKKIKFEDVLNNMKNIATLKKVSQSQSEYKINQEGEVLSWNSICQPAQPSPLSQPNLQNVQSVQNEFLCADANNAAPNLYNEMGDETNRKEFSTIETGHEFLQNNQDGNILQNNGQTAFNMFQKEEREPTVSLEKWIEYLESTAFVDICFLGYIKDIMNIYIKNIKKNKDKNILGFTTLEIIQLIKTLIKTKSKNILTEIIDEGFFDISIDIFFKFKWNNLLHISVCDLLQTIIFKENEYSYVLYYILALTTFLPKCLRYFDVVRRCRNLKKKKKKKKLEALIDCGYKAHLLHICQILSNKSLEIKWLSNFLVTVSGWNDIIIEELNHYSLYFNDSNYINDKKIEDTDQAQLLQNNIQNISQTNDFTNIQHSENNNLIPHTQNTQIEKDSEHAEILDNCNAQNNSDHNENSSDINFSNYSNVIDILFDENKNIYPKYEDEFNNNKNSFGFENYNQFTPADIDQNGNPTFVDNQNGNPAFVDSQNGNPAFVDNQNGNANFVDNQNNYLYEDNTNGQSG encoded by the coding sequence ATGGATTGGAAATTTAAAAGCGAGACATCGATTTTTGAactttcaaaatatatcgAGACCAATGATTTAGATAGTATACTGAATTATGAATGCTTATTACAAGAGATCAAATctgaaaattatgaattaattaattatatagttaaagaagaaaatttaaaaaaaattataagttatataattgaagaatatgatgataaaaacaattacgatagatattataaatttccATATAAATGTCATCAAATTATTAGTTcggaaaataaattaattacaGATTctattgtatataataacagcttaatgaaatatttatggaatttcattttgaaaaaGGATCAATTAAATGAAGTTATGGCGGGGTATTTTAGTCGCTGTGCAATagcaatatataataaaaattctaaagaagttgtaaattttttaaaaaaaaaaaaagatttgTATTTAAAAGGTTTTCTATATCATTTCTATTCAAGAAATATAACAGAACTGTTTaaagttttattatttgttaaaattCCTTATCTAactatatttgaaaataaaaatattatatatcttATATTGAGCAATTTAAATGGAAACTTTTCTGATAATCAATATATCATTTCAGATAGGGAAGATAATATAGCATGTCTTATAAGAGATTTATTTGTTAGAAAAAcggaaatatattattttaattattttataattgatTTGTCTTCTcaaatatcttttttatatctaatAAAGTGTGTTTTTTCTGAATGTCCATACACTGTTTCAGCAGCTATAACAATTATTTCAGACTTACTCCATTACACTGTTCTTGCAAAATCATATAATCATATCGACTTCTACGAATGcttagatatatataataaagagGAAGAAgcgaaaaaaaaggaagaaCTAAAAGAGCTTgaaattttacaaaaaaaaaatggatctaaaaaaattaaaaaaaaacgaaaatcaattaaatttttagatgaaaatttatttacttcTAAAACTCATCTTGCATTAAATCAAGGATATCAAAACGAGGAAGATAAtctatttttacaaaattctAACATCGATCCAagttttaatatttcaaataatgAGACTATACAAAATGAAGATGATGAGAGTGAAGAAAAGTATGAACGAGTTAAACgtgaaattgaaaaaattgaaatcGAACAACGagatgatataaataaagatatacaattaaatcatattagtaaaaaaattaaagaagaaaaaaatataccatCTCCAATTGTAGCTAATGAAATGAATAGTAATACAAATTTAGATAATtacaatgaaaatataaatcaaaatatattaggaaatgattttgaaaattctaataatttaatatctACAGAACAAATAAATGCAGATATGATAGCCGAAAATAATTCCAATTTTAATGACAAcatagataataataatcaaattataaattataatgatatgaaaaatgataaatgtAATAGTGATGGTTTTTCATTTGGTTCGGATTTTTCATCAGATTATTCTACAAATGAAGATACCATAgaacatttaaaaaaaataaaatttgaagacgtattaaataatatgaaaaatattgctACACTTAAAAAAGTTTCTCAATCACAATcggaatataaaataaatcaagaAGGCGAGGTTCTATCATGGAACTCGATTTGTCAGCCTGCTCAACCGTCCCCGTTAAGCCAGCCAAATTTACAAAACGTGCAGAGCGTGCAAAACGAATTTCTTTGCGCCGACGCGAATAATGCTGCACCTAACTTATACAACGAAATGGGTGACGAAACAAATAGAAAAGAATTCTCAACCATAGAGACGGGACATGAATTTCTTCAAAACAATCAAGATggtaatattttacaaaacaATGGTCAAACAGCATTTAATATGTTTCAAAAAGAAGAACGAGAACCAACAGTAAGTTTAGAGAAATGGATCGAGTATTTAGAAAGTACAGCATTTGTAGATATCTGCTTTTTaggatatataaaagatattatgaatatatatatcaagaatataaaaaaaaataaagataaaaatattttaggATTTACAACTTTAGAAATTAtacaattaataaaaacattaataaaaacaaaatcaaaaaatatattaactgAAATAATTGATGAAggtttttttgatatatctatagatatattctttaaatttaaatggaATAATCTATTACATATATCTGTTTGTGATCTTTTACAAACTATAATATtcaaagaaaatgaatattcatatgttttatattatatattagcTTTAACTACATTTCTTCCAAAGTGTTTACGCTATTTTGATGTTGTAAGAAGGTGTagaaatttaaaaaaaaaaaaaaaaaaaaaaaaattagaagcCTTAATAGATTGTGGTTACAAAGCACATCTCCTACATATATGTCAAATACTAAGCAATAAGTCTTTAGAAATTAAATGgttatcaaattttttagttACAGTATCAGGATGGaatgatattattatcGAAGAGTTAAATCattattctttatattttaacgATTCCAACTACAtcaatgataaaaaaattgaagacACAGATCAAGCGCAATTactacaaaataatattcaaaaCATTTCACAAACCAACGATTTTACAAACATCCAACAttcagaaaataataatttaataccCCATACACAAAACACACAAATAGAAAAAGATAGTGAACATGCAGAAATATTAGACAACTGCAATGctcaaaataatagtgaTCATAATGAAAACTCTAGTGACATAAATTTTAGTAACTACTCTAATGTTATAGATATCttatttgatgaaaataaaaatatatatcctaAATATGAAGATGagtttaataataataaaaactcTTTCGGgtttgaaaattataatcagTTTACTCCTGCAGACATTGATCAAAATGGTAACCCAACCTTTGTCGACAATCAAAATGGTAACCCAGCCTTTGTCGACAGTCAAAATGGTAACCCAGCCTTTGTCGACAATCAAAATGGTAATGCAAACTTTGTTGATAaccaaaataattatttgtatgAAGACAACACAAATGGTCAAAGTGGCTAG
- a CDS encoding cdc2-related protein kinase 1, putative: MERDIKRKKRWDDNSNHLKNDEPTHRYSYNSYDKKTLEKSRNEINKHRDKRKYKNSPDSYHIHNEKKENISKMSSHRYSKHNDEHTEEYSKKNYEKKKSYYSDHYKNKFSNSYEKTADYKRPKYVDHKDESYKHEKGLQHTPDDIRDKKRGKDEIESNSKNNEQHQNDENDSYYSSSENKSTENSSSNDDTCDEYDSKDEHSSDNEKDQIDCILNGCRSIKNYKKLNKISEGTYGTVFRAKNKKTKKIIALKQLKNFSNMRHEGFAITSLREINILLQLEHENILSIKEVIVGKHLSDIYLVMEYIEHELKMLLDNKSPGFTISELKCLLKQLLSGINYLHTNWVMHRDLKTTNLLYSNKGILKICDFGMARKFGHVDNPNLTKNIVTLWYRAPELLLGEKCYTNKIDMWSVGCIFAELILKKPLFLGENEVDQMWKILNLLGLPDKETYPKFYEYPFISKNKDLFKKKKIKMNVNNLRSHFPNIASQFSGLYLSDIGLDLLKKLLNFNPQDRMSASEALKHPYFNEFPKPLEISEMPVIPDSNKVIRSNKLSNHFNFIDQNSIMFRS, translated from the coding sequence aTGGAAAGAGATATAAAACGAAAGAAACGATGGGATGATAATAGCaaccatttaaaaaatgatgaaccAACACATagatattcatataattcttatgataaaaaaacgtTGGAAAAAAGCCGtaacgaaataaataaacatcgtgataaaagaaaatataaaaattcacCAGATTCTTATCACATAcacaatgaaaaaaaagaaaatatcaGCAAAATGTCATCTCATCGTTACAGCAAACACAATGATGAACACACCGAAGAATattccaaaaaaaattatgaaaaaaaaaaaagttattacTCAGatcattataaaaataaattttccaATTCCTATGAAAAAACAGCAGATTATAAACGCCCTAAGTATGTAGATCATAAAGACGAGTCCTACAAACATGAAAAGGGACTACAACACACTCCGGATGATATACGAGATAAGAAGCGTGGCAAAGATGAAATTGAGAGCAATTCGAAGAATAATGAACAACAccaaaatgatgaaaatgattcatattattcaaGCAGCGAAAACAAAAGCACTGAAAATAGTAGCAGTAATGATGATACATGCGATGAATATGATAGTAAGGACGAACATTCAAGcgataatgaaaaagatcAAATTGATTGTATACTAAATGGATGTCgaagtattaaaaattataaaaaattaaataaaataagtgAAGGGACATATGGAACAGTATTTAGagctaaaaataaaaaaacaaaaaaaattattgctTTGAAACAACTAAAAAATTTCTCAAATATGCGCCATGAAGGTTTTGCAATTACATCATTaagagaaataaatattttattacaacttgaacatgaaaatattttgtcaATTAAAGAAGTTATAGTAGGAAAACATTTGAGTGATATATACTTAGTTATGGAATATATTGAACATGAATTGAAAATGCTACTAGATAATAAATCACCAGGCTTTACTATATCTGAATTGAAATGCTTATTAAAGCAACTATTAAGCggtattaattatttgcaCACAAATTGGGTTATGCACAGAGATTTAAAAAcaacaaatttattatatagtaataaaggtattttaaaaatatgtgatTTTGGTATGGCTAGAAAATTTGGACATGTAGATAATCCTAAtcttacaaaaaatatagtaacATTATGGTATAGAGCTcctgaattattattaggaGAAAAATGCTATACcaataaaattgatatGTGGAGTGTAGGCTGTATATTTGCAGAATTGATACTAAAAAAACCCTTATTTTTAGGTGAAAATGAAGTTGATCAAATgtggaaaatattaaatttgttaGGATTACCTGATAAAGAAACATATccaaaattttatgaatatccttttatatcaaaaaataaagatttatttaaaaaaaaaaaaattaaaatgaatGTTAATAATCTTCGATCACATTTTCCTAACATAGCTAGCCAATTTTCAGGTCTATATTTATCAGACATTGGTTTAGacttgttaaaaaaattattaaattttaatccACAAGACAGAATGTCAGCTTCCGAGGCATTAAAACATCCTTATTTTAACGAGTTTCCAAAACCATTGGAAATAAGCGAAATGCCAGTTATACCTGATTCAAATAAAGTTATTAGATCAAATAAATTGTCTAaccattttaattttattgatCAAAACAGTATTATGTTtcgttcataa
- a CDS encoding eukaryotic translation initiation factor 3 subunit M, putative encodes MSVYIQLTHDLSGTVTAVTIGDWILGILKQKNIQEYEVFFKKFLNIYQNQDKESETNNRSEIFSLLLSASDCVFETLVETKKNKKINVIIDNKECVKSFNEFYKEVEEYFVILISILQLEFKSVEDLNNATNNFIKAIKNYNVFPELRLKILQLLYNSFNVNFSFRFPTFIAILQFSSQNNIFHAILPYIKSIDDWIKEWNISNHEKRQIYLIVAEELKKLKKFEESYKHLKKHVYYFQKEDKEILNHASTIKASVELVVDAINLNNNIYFHEIINLDAIQNLQYVDEHKPIYELLTIFYKYNIHEFLEFKKTHGDSFFTKYNIDLESSENKIYLLSIISLFKDNKVQNIQYISEQLNISMLKVEQILVSAIGSDIIDAKIDQINKTVHMKTTILRHFDEQQWEHLNTQIAKYIKNVQKVIDITTHRKSTSKA; translated from the coding sequence ATGTCGGTTTACATTCAGCTCACGCATGACTTATCTGGAACTGTAACTGCAGTTACTATTGGTGATTGGATTTTAGGGATACTTAAACAAAAGAATATTCAAGAGTAtgaagttttttttaaaaagtttttaaacatttatCAAAACCAAGATAAAGAATCAGAAACTAATAATAGGTCAGAAatcttttctttattattatctgcTAGTGATTGTGTTTTTGAAACTTTAgttgaaacaaaaaaaaataaaaaaataaatgtaataatagATAATAAGGAATGTGTTAAAAGCTTTaatgaattttataaagaagttgaagaatattttgtaatattaatttcGATATTACAATTAGAATTTAAAAGTGTTGaagatttaaataatgcaactaataattttataaaggcaataaaaaattataatgttTTTCCAGAATTaagattaaaaatattgcaattattatataattcttttaatgttaatttttcatttcgaTTTCCAACTTTTATAGctattttacaattttcatcacaaaataatatctttCATGCTATCTTaccatatataaaatcaaTTGATGATTGGATTAAAGAATGGAATATAAGTAACCATGAAAAGAGAcagatatatttaatagttgctgaagaattaaaaaaattaaaaaaatttgaagaaTCCTATaagcatttaaaaaaacatgtatattattttcaaaaagaagataaagaaattttaaatcatGCATCTACAATAAAAGCAAGTGTTGAATTAGTTGTTGATgcaattaatttaaataataatatctaCTTTCAcgaaattattaatttagaTGCAATTCAAAATTTACAATATGTAGATGAACATAAACctatatatgaattattaacaattttttataaatataatatacacgaatttttagaatttaaaaaaacacatgGAGATAGTTtctttacaaaatataatatagatCTTGAAAGttcagaaaataaaatatatttgttatccataatttctttatttaaagataataaagttcaaaatattcaatatatatcaGAACAGTTAAATATTAGTATGTTAAAAGTTGAGCAAATATTAGTTTCAGCAATAGGTAGTGATATTATTGATGCAAAGATagatcaaataaataagacTGTACATATGAAAACAACGATTTTACGACACTTTGATGAACAACAATGGGAACACCTTAACACTCAAATtgcaaaatatatcaagAACGTACAAAAGGTTATTGACATTACAACTCACCGTAAATCTACTTCCAAGGCATAA